ATGGATTCTATCACGTAATAATAATTGGTATGGGAATGTTTTCATGGCACAATTAAAAGGTCGCATTCCCAAATTCAACAACGCGTTAGTATTTACGCATTCGTGCTCGCGTTTTTAATGATATGGCGTCATTACATATTTAATTATCTGCAAAATAATTACTTCAAGAAATGAAAACGGCGTCCATTTCATTTTCTATGGGGTTTACATAAGGATATTTAGAATGAACTTGACTCGTAAAGCTACCAAATTCGATTCAATGAAGCCTTTCAAGACTTAAGCATGGTTTTTCGcgaaaaattcaatccataccaAAGAAACCACGAGCCGTTGAGTGACATAAGCAGAGCATATTTGGCAACGATTTTTTAGTATCCGAGAACAAACAATGTAACATTGATAATGCTTCCGTGTATTGGAATACTGTATTCCGATTTTTTTACGTACTACACATTTTTTCTCATCGATATTgtgatttcataaatattctacTGTCACGAATACAATTATGAACAAGGATTGTGGCATATATACTCTCTCAGATGGCAAATACTCTGAACGAATTCCTCACCAAAACGTTGTTGTTCCTCAATCCAGCCCAAAGGCTAGGATAATacggtattttccttcatcaaagaaaacgaaaggcattgattgcgattcgttacccaccgttagtgcacatatttggttttagaaatcccagtttagacgaatggcaatggtcaatttaaatctcatttaaaaaaggccagattggcgcacatgcgattccactccacgtgacgtcacagggacctagtttctacacgagtagataggagttttacatcgtctgaggttaccaatgcatgcatgaggcacagagctcggggaaacatgtcttaataatcacctattaaaactggctaaaatcggaaagttttctccctttgataaggtattaataatccttatttaagctagcATGCGtcgtatcctgcgtcgtatcagcgctaataagccgcgccccaaggtcacctcacacgccgacagctggaaccagaaatacgtcacacggagttttcccatcattcctattaagccgtcgcgttttcgcgcgctttaaatttttcacttttcgtttaatgtTTCAGTTTACATAAACcatagtttccatacgagtagataggagttttacatcgtctgagattaccaatgcatgcataaggcgcagggctcagggaaatatgtcttaacaatcacctattaaaactggctaaggtcggaaagtttctttcgtttgataccgtattaataatccttacttaagccaagcgctacctgctaccaggttactctgctacctgccagcagccagcatcgtatcagcgctcaaagcctcaccccaaggtcacctcactagcggcagcgggaaccagaacgacgtcacacggagttttcccagtattcatacttagccggcacgttttcgcgcgcttgaaaattttcacttttcgtttaatcgcgaaaaatagatatcgtcgttcgaaaatctaaaagcgtgaaatacgtacttcaggagtatttttttattgcctaaatccttcgatttaggcaataaaaaaataataggaaaccaccctgttaaatgcatggggaactcatattttcatcgctaacaggagaacggtgaacgaaaaCTGTCCAtgcgatttttaagctcgatattttaacctctctaggcgaagagagcattccacaaaaagaGAGACATGCTTGCAGCGGGAAACtgaaatatggaagtaaagaaacaatttatatgaaccgcgaaatgaatattttattcatatgaaatgaaaaagaatattttattgaagcgACCGCGCTTGCTCTCTTTTCCACCCGATAACCCCCTGCGAGTTACAACATGCTACCTCTAGATACTCTGTATACTATACATATTTTGTATATGCCTGATGATCCATGCCCCTCGAtgataccagaatctttaaaatatactaataatatccttacggcgtaaccaggatcatcagacatgtataagatatgaataatatacagatttacgacgagtcaTACGTATTTAATCTATGTTAAATCCATATTATGACAGCAGATacaatacgtataatatctagatattgtctgcgtggtagaggacatttgcacgTATTTAATACAGATATAATaggtatacagtgtatacaatgatatgtattaaatctagatacaATCCTTTTTGCGCTACTGGGGGAAAAGTTAATTTTACAACTGGTTGTGAATGTTACAAATAAGATATCTACGAatcgttgtcaaaatatccatcgcaTGATAACAATGTGTTTTGCATAAATAAACCTCATTTAGATATCCGATGGATACCATCTGCTGTTTGGGCTCGGTTCAACGCAATCAAACCATGGAAACATGCAGGAGCTCTATTTAGGAGAACAAATGCCGCGCGAAACATATGCTTGCGCTGATcgctcgaacccgggcctatgggAAAGAAGGCCATGGaacttttttctgtatttcccgTTAAGTTTCAGAAAATAGCATCGTCTTTCAAATGCCGAAAATCGCTCTCGACGTGTCTTCTTGTGAGTTTGGAAAATACCTCCTTAAAAATAAACCATCGTTATAACGAGTTTGGAGAACTTTCACGGAAATTATGaaacttttttggaaaaaattggtggtcattttcattcggaTATTCACGAGGATCGCCCAGGTAATATTGTAAAAGAGATGGATTGTTCTTCCGAAGATTTTTATTCTCTGCTGAGGAAGATTAATTCGTAGATAAGAAATCAAATAGGATCACCCATAGAATCTCTCACTCTCGAGATGCCTTCTTTTGCGAGTGCAATATGTTTCCTTGAAACGAACTCTCGTTATAACGAGCTATGACACTTGACACAGTAATTTTggaaattatgagaaataaaatgtgTTCGTTTTCATACGGAAATTGAGGGGGAgaataatgaaatgagaaatgGAATATTCTGCGAGGATATTTATTCAGTGCTGAGAAAGATTACATCGTAGATAATAATCGATGCTACTCACTACATttgattttttaagcattgatTTAAAGAAGTTCTGGGTTTAAGCAGCCGATAATAATTGTCCGTAAATCATATCCAAACAGGGTTCCTCGTCGGAAAGTCAACAATGGTGTTGCCATGACTCCCTTCATGGCTTAATGGGGATGAAAAGTATATCTCTTGGAGGCTTCGTAACAATGGTTGTAGTGGTTGTAGTGGCACTTGTAGGACACAGAGCATTTGTACACTTCCTTATAAAAGGATTGAACGTTTGACTCCCCGGGCAAGCTTTCTCGTATCTCTTGTAAGGAGGTCCGTCTGAGGTGGTGGGCAAGCACTCAATGTATCCCTTGCAATTCGGGGCAACTGGGTTCGGGAATCTCCCGCCTTTCTTGCAAACCGCCtgcaacaaaataaaacgtaaattGTGAGCAGAGATCCTCCGATGGTGAGTCTGAAATCCCTACGCGTGCCTCGCTAACCAGTGCGTAAGTACTGCACACatcaaactaatttattttcttatgacgcttccaataggatagtttcctacatcaaagaaaacgaaaggcattgattgcgattcgttacccaccattagtgtatccataatataaaaattattttgttttagaaataccggtttagatgaatggcaatggtccatttttatcctcatttgaaaaaggccagattggcgcccatgcgatgccactccacgtgacgtcacagggacctagtttctatacgagtagataggagttttacatcgtctgagattaccaatgcatgcatgaggcacagatctaaggggaaaatgtcttaataatcacttattacaactagctaagatcggaaagttttcctcgtttgataaggtattaataaaccttttttaagccaagcgctaccagccagcaaggtactcagccacccgttagcatcctgcgtcctatcagcgctcagagcctcgatcaaggtcacctcacaaggcgggagggggaaccagaaatacgtcacacggagagatttccttacccgtcgcgttttcgcgcgcttgaaatttttcactcttcatttaatcgcgaaaaatagatatcgtcatttaaaaatctaaaattgtgaaatacgtactccaggagtaataatcttccgatataggcaacgaaaaaataataggaaaccaccctattgctgtgaAAACAATTGGAGCGTttattaaacttagaaatttcaattttttctgctttACTGCCTTTCTgatgtcaatttttttcaattgactaAGTTGGCACACTTTCgagtttttatttaaacaattatagTACGATAACCTCGGGACCAATAAGCTCTTCTCGATAATTAGTGAAAACAGCAGCAAATCActtcaaaattaattcattttcaatatcctgGCGTTAACCTTTgccaaaatatagaaatttttgtattgaTTACTTTCCCCCAAGCTCTTCAGAATTACCATACCTTGGTGTTTCATTTCATCGCTGTAAATTCATGAAAACTCTACTTTGAGCATTGAAAGGGGcaatttctaaattatttatataggtctacaataaataaaacattccGGACACACGTAAAAACGAGAAGTTCCGAAGAGAGTGATGTACGAGAGGGTGTGCCGAAAAATTACTTTCTCTCATGGTCATATTTGACCTTTGAGGCTAAGTTGTGAATTCATATCACGGACTCGattacgattttttttttcaaaatcgcatATTGTTAGCCAATGCCACCCGAAATCCAAAGTTTAACATTTTGCGAAAGTTCTATGCAAAAGAAATCAGTGCAACTAATCTCGATTTGGCAATAGGCATAAGTTAATAATGTGGTTAAgactatatatataaaagaaagtcgaaaatcgtgctGGTTAGAACACTTagaactcgagaacggctgcaccgattttaatgatattagattCTTTGGATCCGTCTCacccccggataacatataggatattaaaaaaaaggtaatttcacaaaaaatcatatctttcttagtgatatgtttttaggagttagtaacgcaacaacaattgatatgTCGATTAAAActactaattaaattatttgttttgtttttaccaatttaataactaaacttcgtagcaatataacattttaattactaaatatattaaaaatattgaaattgtatttaaaaaattaatgcgagCTAATTgaaagcccagctcgagttgactcttcactaccgtgtttgtaaacaaatctccaagaaattgttgacaaacggtaatgcccgtgttcctgtcgaggaatcaaGAAAAAAGAacacttcctcggaatgtttgctAATTAGTTTCCTCGGAAAGAGAGCTCaccaacaaagtgttccagaatatgattgatcactataaaaatcaaaatagttaattgagcgaacaattttgacggaccagaacgaagatgtggattactcaaactaggtaaatcatgatgaaatagttggtactcagcatgaattcaaatcttttaactgtgtaacaaacgaagacgaaatcgccaactatctatctgaatattttaagcccttggacgtacctggcttaccaaggcacgatttacagctaaatgtaggctctgtgttcatgatctttcgaaaccttaactaaccataactatccaacggaacgcgtttggtgatttaaaaaaaattgataatgaatgtgattcacgcgactttactcaaaggaaaattcaaagataggtaagttctcattccgaagattccatgatcccatcTTAATTGCCCATTTGAGCTTAAACGTactcaatttccaattcgtgttgcattcgtgataactaTTAACGAATCGCATGGTCAATCTTttagtttttgtgatgtttgcgctcatgtgctaatgaaaacccatgattttctcatggtcaattaaacgtggtatgttaacgagttGGTAAACCATTCGCTGCATTATAATATACGCAGggagttttaggcgcagctaatacttcgggtctgtagggtatagaaaactcgttAAGGTAAGCAAGAGGTGTGCGGGCCctcccccagatattttttaagataaatggttcaaaatagtgggttttgcggctgtgtgaatagttaaatatttttgtctgTTACTcgtccgtccccctaatattagtaacaaaagtttttatgaaaaagttctctgagctctttgggggtttaaccccccaaaacccccctctctgCGTCAATGCTTCGCTTCGCTATGTTTATTTAGCTTTATCCGCGTTATCTTGCCCctgataacaaagcaaaaactgttgaTTTTCAGAAGGTGCTTGGCGCAAAGCATTAAAACCGAATGTGTatggcacaccgtggtgcgtttacgcatgcagcacgctTACGCATTTTTTCCGAACAGAGATGCTATAACTgtcgcgcctaaagtcatttgacaCAAATGCTGCATCATAGGGGCTTTtattacacgattttgagcatcagtcaagcgtcggtctggcgttgtgttaacctgccccgtgaacgggccaagtttatgcaacagacttggacctataAACATTTCTCTACGGTTAATATCACAAATAaccaacaactgaatccgtacaatttttatttcattaacttctTTATAAAACTACAATACCCAAATTTTTATACGCTATAAcgttagaaaattcattgaaaaaaatccgcgtaaacgtgctccgatccactctatgtagattcaataaagaaaatgtctttctgacaagcaattttgatactcatttacgtagttttattgaatttggatccttattttattatgataaattaatcatgtttaaaaacgatacagccgctcttgatttataaatggtgtacctaactaaactgtaagttcatttgATGTTAAGCGGTatgaagttcgccgggtcagctagttaacgAATCAATTAAGGAACAAAGAATATCTTCGGCTTTTTGTTGCCGTATCGATTCATTTTTCGACGGCAGTTTACTCCTCGATTCCGAAAAACGTCAACGTTCCTTTTGGTTACGAGGTGTCGCCTTCCACGATTCACGgttgtaacaaaaaaatatggttgaaaatggcacgaaaaaaaattgaatacgacAATGCGCGCAACAAGTTCCCACGCCAAGGAGGCCAGAAGATTGCTGAAAGATCATTATTCTTCTAACCTGATTGTTCCACGCTGATAtcacaaatattataaaagaggatcccCAATGCGGCCtcttacccagacggcacagaatcctccgtatctaattcgtatgcagatagtatccattgactaccgctccgtcgcctttcgtcaatggatactatctgcataagAATTaaatacggaggattctgtgccgtctgggtaaatGTGTCGTCAACCACCGGgcatttaaataagtttacaAAAGTCCCCACTGGCGTCGCTgtcggacaaattgatcccagtTTCGCGTGGAATTGAGGTATATTAATggtttttaaacgaaatttaagGATCTTATGATGTAGTCTATCAAATTgatgacttttcaatgctactcctcgtaattaaaaacaatattaggACACTACACAAGCCTTGGCTTCAACGCAACGCCAAACCGTGAAGGCGTATTCACACGATACGTGTGTCTTGATTACCTCGCATTTTCCATCAGCACTGAACTCCTTCCCCTCCGCACATCTGAACACCAAATTTGCTGCGCCTGCTATGCACATAACATAGAAGCGAGGCTCTGAGGGAAAAGCGAAGTAGCCAATCGCGCCGGAAGGACAGGTGGCCACGTGGCAGTCGTAGGCACTAGTCACGAGTTTGCAGCCATCGAGGTCGGAGGAGAAGACGTATCCAGGATCGCAGAAACCCATCGCGTCCTTCAGCCTGCCTCCATCGGGATAGCAGTAGTGGTACACAGAACAGCTCTCGGGATCCGGGAAGGTCCTGTGAAAGAtgaatatacatctacataatacgctgcgagcagaggcgtagccaggattttgaaatgggggaggtttaccggagatttcgggagtatgaaaaacaccccagggcaaacccagacggcacagaatcctccgtatctaattcgtatgcagatagtatccattgactgccgctccgtcgctttttgtcaatggatactatctgtaTACGAactagatacggaggattctgtgccgtctgggaaggaGGGTCATCCACGgaaaattttgcgatttttgatgttgaaaacgtgattctGAGGACCAAATGACAGTATTTTTTGTACGAGTATTAATTAAAACTTAAGTATTGAGGCTGTcatactcgtttttggcgcctcattTAGAGACCTAataccccgtttacacaacgatcgtcgcgacgttgatccgtacgcgcgtaacctcaaaacgtcgtgtaaacgcgcagagttaccatcgtaagacttagtacctaacactgccgaccttacgatggttagcgcaaGCGCGccgagaaaaaagagttaggaaatgaagatcgatgcatgtacaattctttcgcgccgttgcaatcttgatacaataatggatatttcataaataactctaatatatctatGATATATGGCagcgattgaagacattattgagcaggtaatggaaggacgtaaggGGAAAGTTTTCTTCTGATGTTCTATTTGGCAAATGATAGCGGATATTTTACACAAAACAAATTTCATGTATTTCTGCATTTAcgggttaacccataaccatgtatccttacattatccttcacagatgatggaacgTAACAAACATGCATATAGTATAAACCGATTTAAATCGTTATATACAGGATATCACGATAAACTTCGCCTCAAATGACTATAACATTTAGATAaaaacatggagaaatcaatacttgtaaTAGTTTATTAGTAAAAGCCCCACCTAGTTTAATAATAGGAATCATATGTACTGTCCTTAATACGTGAATATTGCTAACTTTTGGACATGTTCTCTTGATGAATCTTGGATTCTTTAAGCCTTCATAGAGAGTTCAGTCTGGTTTTAGTTTTACCATGGTTTTACCTCATCATTATGGATAGAGAGGCAAAATTTATTCTGTGGTAATTAACAACAAGTTGTTGTTAATTACAATAGCATAAGTTGTGCGCTCggtaaggggctccgccccttaggaaccccgggtccggcttcgccatCTAATTTTGTGGAAGTCCGAAGAATTTTTATTCGAATAATCTGACCAGAAAGTGctaggggtcggcttcgccggcCAAGGGGTAGGGAAGCGAACCATTGGCTGCTACACCACCACCGGCTTCGTCGGCAAACTCttcggaacggcatcgcccatCCTACTACCGCTGTCCTCAAAGTCCCAGGGGGCTAGAGGGCTCGAACAGGGGCAAGGGAGTCCCCCGGCgctgcgctgctcagacctcGGGACGGCTTAGCCATTCTTCGTTGGGGGTGCGACGCAGCCCGGAGATTAAGGGAGTCTTACGGCGGCTGACCcgctcattcctcgggacggcttcgccgttcctcgtcaggggtcggcttcgccgcccggagGGCAATAGCAGTTCCGAACCGTTTCGCCGTCATTCTGTaaggggcagcttcgccgcccagaagggtggcttcgccgcccgaggtttgctgacgccccccgcgcctaCGCCTGTTAGTCCTCGTTGAGGGGCGACTTCGCCGCTGTGGGGATAAGGAAGCCCCCcacggctgctccgcttagtccccATAAAGGGCCTTCTCCTCCGAGGGGGATGCGGGGTTTTCAtgtgtgttatacatgcggtcaccattCGCCCACattgattatgtagcgatgattggaaagggcagggcaatgcggcgtaatagtggagACAAGTACCCATCATAGAAGTCTCAATGgcaaattttagtttttggaggggtttcaacggaataccgtgggttttatacttgtgttctACCAATGGTCACCTATCgttctcattaattccgtgccgataagtcgtaggggtccGGAACAATGGCGGAATTCTTACGATAAGTACCCGAAGAGGCGACTTatcagaaatttctttttttgggaagttccacggggttatcggggttttTAATAAGTAATAGGGGTAAGAAACACCGGCTGAATTGTggcgaaaactactcggaaaggcgactttaaaaaatttaatttttttggggaggttccaggaggtcatcggcggttttaaagtttttttccccgtatggttttCGGTGGCCCGCCCTTaccaatagaagggattacactaccaaatattttgtctgatttataaagcattgggtgtaagaaaggctctcacctaattttaccattgagcgcagaataatttcgcccctagagcagtttgaagtttcaacttgaattccgcgccaaaaacgtatttctcgggcgacgccatgttgatgacgtgtgaaccttaTGATGTCCGCATCGCTTTCATAAGGAGcgcattgtcgtatacgttatttcgagtataagtaaatactagataaaacggagaattttaaatgagtggtaggaaaccttatgtatattattgtgtgccgagatgtgaatttacctctcgttaaacggcagaaaagtattttttgtggtgccaaacgacccagaccggggaaggcggtggtgcgacgctgcacggatactgcatattccttcagaaataggctgttttagaatgtgtgagggccattttaatgtaaatctcttctgcttctcaaagagatttagtttccattactccttttgttgtctttgaccacaaATCGCAAAAATTTCGTAGGTGCTTAATTATAAGTAGGGTAAAAAAAAGCGTCCTggagcacctgccatttttaattacctcccccctacaattaattacgctccgccatctttaattacgctatcacgtgactttttaatcgaccgtcacttgttttattgatcgtcatttgtttccctttcatcttctttatcgatattcacctatttctattttctctgacgtaatttacttttacgcttctcatttgttttctctcgtcgtttgttttaccaatagcaaatgattttcgatcgtcatttgtttccctttcatcttctttatcgatattcacctatttctattttctctgacgtaatttacttttacgcttctcatttgttttctctcgtcgtttgttttaccaatagcaaatgattttcgatcgtcatttgtttccctttcatcttctttatcgatattcacctatttctattttctctgacgtaatttacttttacgcttctcatttgttttctctcgtcgtttgttttaccaatagcaaatgattttcgatcgtcatttgtttccctttcatcttctttatcgatattcacctatttctattttctctgacgtaatttacttttacgcttctcatttgttttctctcgtcgtttgttttaccaatagcaaatgattttcgatcgtcatttgtttccctttcatcttctttatcgatatttacctatttctattttctctgacgtaatttacttttacgcttctcatttgttttctctcgtcgtttgcatatttgcatatttttttttttttgcaatgaaaggaaaaagtctagacactttaataaaatcaaaataatgggacttgagggtttgaaaataactttcacacataaaagacgaagaaataaaataatttgccagaaaaatattcgagaaatgggtttaaattcgtcatttaaaaaaaaccgttAAAGCGAATTTCAGATCGAAAGTCACCAATATTACGTGTGAACACATCTAAGATTATGGGAATCCCATAACCCAAatcgttttaataga
This is a stretch of genomic DNA from Ischnura elegans unplaced genomic scaffold, ioIscEleg1.1, whole genome shotgun sequence. It encodes these proteins:
- the LOC124173552 gene encoding uncharacterized protein LOC124173552 yields the protein MGYVLAAILIISTVFSGDLCRSHSFLGPEFCSEGLEGPQPIVWSRPCRWYVDCVRNDDGSLTAYHERCPRGLLFDPVSKTCTAAAVGSGRVIPRRKVKRAAYPECNGRTFSCDITCKRITICADLGDGLRYFAESPCGGSTPYCNNTETSASCVSQIPEGCDSGFVCTAEGTFPDPESCSVYHYCYPDGGRLKDAMGFCDPGYVFSSDLDGCKLVTSAYDCHVATCPSGAIGYFAFPSEPRFYVMCIAGAANLVFRCAEGKEFSADGKCEAVCKKGGRFPNPVAPNCKGYIECLPTTSDGPPYKRYEKACPGSQTFNPFIRKCTNALCPTSATTTTTTIVTKPPRDILFIPIKP